The following DNA comes from Pomacea canaliculata isolate SZHN2017 linkage group LG10, ASM307304v1, whole genome shotgun sequence.
ACACTGCCCCTCAAATGGCTTCAAAGAGCAGTACATGATGCATATGAACAAAGGGTACAGTTGGTCACCACTATTATTGGTATAATCACAAATAACTGAAATATGACAGTGACACCTCATAAaagtaggggaaaaaaatacacctgaaaatatcaaaccttttcaaaacataaacattatcaCAGTGTGCACAAACCTTTTCCTCTGGTTACTGCACCACTTAACAGGTAAAATTTCTTAATGTTCTTACAAAAATGCTGTGCAGTCCATGGTAGAGAAAAAGATCTGCCAGCGTGAGGTGATCAGAGACGAAGAATACTTTATCTGCAATGAAGCTGTCCAGTTCCTGGAACAAGTATCATCAATAACTCATTTTAATTTCTGcaaatactgaaatattttgaacaatatgtaaatatgttctTTTGACATAGCACTGAGAACAAGATAGCTAACAACGCTATAAGCCCTGGGAGCATTTGGCTATAAATGAACCATGACACATTGTGGCATCAACACAAGCCTGCCAGTCCTCTAGTCCTGCTATCACCattcccccaacccccacccttGCTTAATTTATCCACCTTTATAACTAATACCATTGTTGTGAACCAGCTTTTGCTTTTAAAActtgaaacatttaatttaaaccTTAACAAATAATGGCAGAAGTGGAGGTGCAATGACCAATTTCACCTTCAGCGATTATTCAAGAAAAGTTTGTAAAGCATGCTTTTTCTCACAAACCTCAAGCACCTGAGTGACAGGAACTCCCTGAGGTCCACATCTATCGATCTGAGAGCATCGATATTCAAGCCACTGATCTATACATGCCTGATCTTCTATGCTGACTTCTGAAAGTACACAATTTATTGTCAACAGTTTCTTTCACGTAAATCAAACAACAGAGGTTTCTCTTTCAGTCAAAAGCAAGTTCAAGGACTTAAAATGTCCTCTCATGTTACCAGACATTCTGGGactcactgcagacatgactcttgctaaagaAGTGACAGctatctgtcagtctgcctattatgagctgTGCAAGATCagcatctgtcacattctgtttATGCGCACtgccaacactcttgtctgtgcgtttgtttcATCCAGATTTGATTACTGCaacttgcttgctggctgccctgaataccttcttcacaaactccagaaagtacaacTCTGCtacacgtctggtgcttagagctagaaaacgggaccacgccacccctctccttcattttctgcactggcttcccatccgttctcacaaccagtacaaactgtccgtgctgtgttttaattttattgctggcacctgccctgattatttctctgaactgtttTTCCCTTATGTCCaggctagacaactccgctcctcgtctgatgattgtctccttactcttcctgtcaccaaaacaacatataGCCACAGGATTcttggttattgtgcagcgaaacaatggaactctgccctttccatatctgccacctacccactataaACATTCACTTtgaacatgcactgaaaacgcacctcttccgtaaacattactcctaagcacctttcccataatgctagtccttgtTCACACCTTTTTGCAATATGTtattctcagctcttgttcttgttatttggttcctctttgtgttttctgtatttgattttattctttgtttagtacggttgtttattcttttatagttatttgttttcctgtcactaTTATGCtatccatgttttgttcttgttcttaagcactaaaaACATGCTCCTTgggagtgtatgtgctttacaaattgtgcatttatgactattattatttctataagCTAGCACAACAGAGAATTGCTCGCATGATGCATTgcctaaaataaacttttttagcataaatttcaaacaacaaatgtaTAAACAGACCATTATGACGTTTTCCTAGCTTGCTGAAGTGCCTTGCTATCGTTGCTGCACCATTCAAAGATCCACCATGCTGAGTTTTGAATGATGGTGGCTGAAATGCAAATTTTAACAACTTACATATGGTGGTTAACTGCTAATACTGTCTCATTTTTGTATGGCCTAAACAACAGCATAACAAAAATAGGAGTTTCATAAATTACCTACAATGTGGACTTACTCTATGGGACCAGAATtaataagcaaaatt
Coding sequences within:
- the LOC112573066 gene encoding eukaryotic translation elongation factor 1 epsilon-1-like — translated: MSNVIELRAVCEYFQSPVNTTSFSKKEGHGPPSFKTQHGGSLNGAATIARHFSKLGKRHNEVSIEDQACIDQWLEYRCSQIDRCGPQGVPVTQVLEELDSFIADKVFFVSDHLTLADLFLYHGLHSIFGKLTFQEKEKYINLSRWFDNVQQDASLRQNLLVLPFSRSSLYTSG